A DNA window from Anastrepha ludens isolate Willacy chromosome 6, idAnaLude1.1, whole genome shotgun sequence contains the following coding sequences:
- the LOC128867131 gene encoding lysozyme X-like, producing MDSIAVKTCISFLLTTVAVQLVDGRIFDRCSLAQELQSLGVRQQNLPNWVCIALHESNYNTAEISPPNPDGSRNWGIFHISDRFWCDPEDGRETANACRVSCQSLITDDIRASVTCAQQIIRTQGFTAWNTWNNECGRGSNVPNLDDCN from the coding sequence ATGGAttcgattgcagtaaaaactTGTATCTCCTTTCTTTTAACGACAGTCGCTGTACAACTCGTAGATGGACGCATATTCGATCGATGTTCCTTAGCTCAAGAGCTGCAATCACTGGGAGTACGGCAGCAAAATTTACCCAATTGGGTTTGCATTGCACTGCACGAAAGTAACTACAATACAGCCGAAATAAGCCCGCCGAACCCAGATGGCTCTCGCAATTGGGGTATATTCCACATAAGCGATCGCTTTTGGTGCGATCCCGAAGATGGTCGAGAAACTGCAAATGCTTGTCGAGTGTCCTGCCAGTCATTGATTACGGATGACATACGCGCATCTGTGACTTGCGCACAACAAATCATAAGAACGCAAGGGTTCACTGCATGGAATACCTGGAATAATGAGTGTGGCAGGGGATCGAATGTGCCGAATTTAGACGAttgcaattga
- the LOC128868479 gene encoding major facilitator superfamily domain-containing protein 6 yields the protein MVKVNKRLLPIKAHFFFFMAAMGPILPQLSVYGKQLGIPPDIMGYITSVLPIMYVIAKPIVGYIADYFSHFRKFIFSLLIILMTLAYAAFYFVPPSALQAIDDVNATWSVSFIASNVSNCDSEILKLPSVAHPALCFFDGANNTDFLAYFTATSTAYAQQLNLTSNVISPADTHMCFTSSTYNTTTELPTPTNVSCHFTPDLQPDYIYCTSTFWLFVIFMCLGTIGFNVVNSISDAICFDMLGESEEGKYGAQRVWGTIGFGATALLAGIAVNIWTAEALKSFTPALIVMLIFSGLDLLSVSKLKLPKLSSSESIFKDVWNLVSHPAIAIFLVFATIAGIIDSFIIYFMFWHVEEVAAETGYMSQIKLIEGCVVAAECLAGEVPFFFYSGKIIKKLGYIHCMTMCFFFYAMRLALIAWIPNPWYLVGVELFFQGSTYALCYTCIVAYASAVAPPGTSATVQGLMAGMDDGLGFSIGSLVGGLVFKHFGGRRSFFYFAIFAFTACVLHMLVRPRSRKKQYLPKSGYQVPNEQVTVGPLGLAEQSKA from the exons ATGGTAAAAGTTAACAAACGGCTTTTGCCGATAAAGgcacatttcttcttcttcatggcGG CAATGGGTCCAATTCTGCCACAACTGTCGGTTTATGGAAAACAGTTGGGCATTCCACCGGATATTATGGGCTATATAACATCGGTCctgccaattatgtatgtaatagCGAAACCGATTGTAGGctatattgctgactatttttCG CATTTCCGCAAATTTATCTTCTCGCTGCTAATCATCCTGATGACACTCGCTTATGCCGCCTTCTATTTCGTACCGCCATCAGCACTGCAGGCTATCGATGATGTGAATGCTACTTGGAGTGTCAGTTTCATAGCTTCGAATGTGTCCAACTGCGATTctgag ATATTAAAGCTGCCCTCGGTGGCTCACCCAGCTCTCTGCTTCTTCGATGGTGCAAATAACACTGATTTCCTTGCATACTTTACGGCTACCTCAACAGCTTATGCTCAACAGCTAAACTTAACAAGCAACGTGATATCCCCAGCCGATACGCACATGTGCTTCACCTCATCTACTTATAACACAACAACAGAGTTGCCAACTCCTACCAATGTTTCATGCCATTTCACGCCGGACTTACAACCAGACTACATTTATTGCACATCCACTTTCTGGCTGTTTGTTATATTTATGTGCTTGGGAACAATTGGCTTTAATGTTGTCAACTCCATTTCGGACGCAATCTGCTTTGATATGCTTGGAGAGTCTGAAGAGGGCAAGTATGGCGCGCAGCGCGTTTGGGGCACGATAGGCTTTGGTGCTACGGCACTGCTTGCGGggattgcggtaaatatttggACTGCAGAAGCACTCAAAAGTTTTACACCAGCCCTCATCGTTATGCTTATCTTCAGTGGCCTCGATCTGCTTAGCGTTTCCAAGCTGAAGTTGCCGAAGCTCTCATCGTCAGAGTCCATTTTCAAAGATGTCTGGAACTTGGTCAGCCACCCGGCCATAGCTATCTTTTTGGTGTTTGCTACAATTGCCGGTATAATCGACTCATTCATTATTTACTTTATGTTTTGGCATGTCGAAGAGGTGGCCGCCGAAACGGGCTATATGTCGCAGATTAAATTGATCGAAGGCTGTGTTGTTGCTGCCGAGTGTCTTGCCGGTGAGGTGCCTTTCTTTTTCTACAGCGGCAAAATTATCAAGAAGCTGGGCTATATCCATTGCATGACtatgtgtttctttttttacgCAATGCGCCTCGCGCTCATCGCTTGGATACCGAATCCCTGGTACTTAGTTGGTGTGGAATTGTTCTTCCAAGGAAGTACCTATGCGCTTTGTTACACTTGTATTGTGGCCTATGCATCAGCTGTGGCGCCACCTGGCACATCGGCGACAGTACAGGGTCTAATGGCTGGCATGGACGACGGCTTGGGTTTCTCTATCGGTTCGCTGGTGGGTGGTTTGGTTTTTAAACACTTCGGCGGTCGACGAAGCTTCTTCTACTTTGCAATATTTGCATTTACGGCGTGTGTGCTTCACATGTTGGTGCGTCCACGATCGCGTAAGAAGCAATACTTGCCCAAGAGTGGTTACCAAGTGCCTAACGAACAGGTGACTGTTGGTCCGTTGGGTTTAGCAGAGCAAAGCAAAGCGTGA